A region from the Candidatus Electrothrix scaldis genome encodes:
- a CDS encoding type II toxin-antitoxin system HipA family toxin, translated as MAAALQEVEVRFTVSPGKLWKVGTLATQGHRLFFEYHPSWLQRGLELSPFILPAKAGLVEHQQRNFGPLFGLFDDSLPDGWGLLLMDRHFRSLGREPGILSPLDRLLYLGRSTIGALTYYPPEARASETTLLDLHDLAARSQRIFAGDETEILPLLLRTGGSPGGARPKVLVGWNGQDRSIIAGDDDLPPGFEHWLVKFSAKEDSRDAGPVEYAYALMARAAGITIPETRLFTTEQGESFFGIKRFDRGPENRRYHIHTFGNLIQANFRIPSCDYADLFKVTTLLTRNHEDLLRAFRLMLFNILTHNRDDHVKNFSFILDDRTGKWSLAPAYDLTFADGPGGEHSMTVAGEGRAPAYRHVVELAGEYGVAEKEVEVILDEVAAAVERWPEFARVAGVRGVVSAKISRRLPLAMIGSIRVQR; from the coding sequence ATGGCCGCAGCTTTGCAGGAGGTCGAGGTGCGGTTTACTGTCTCGCCGGGAAAGTTATGGAAGGTTGGCACGCTGGCGACACAGGGACATCGTCTCTTTTTTGAGTACCACCCTTCCTGGCTGCAAAGGGGGTTGGAACTCTCCCCCTTTATTCTGCCTGCGAAAGCCGGTCTTGTGGAGCATCAGCAGCGGAATTTCGGTCCGCTCTTTGGTTTGTTTGACGATTCCCTGCCTGATGGCTGGGGGCTGCTGCTCATGGATCGCCATTTTCGTAGTCTGGGCCGTGAACCGGGCATCCTTTCTCCCCTTGACCGTCTGCTGTATCTGGGCCGCTCCACTATAGGGGCATTGACCTATTATCCTCCGGAGGCCCGGGCTTCGGAGACAACGTTGCTGGATCTGCATGATCTGGCTGCTCGTTCGCAACGAATTTTTGCCGGTGATGAGACCGAGATACTGCCCCTCTTATTACGCACCGGCGGCAGTCCGGGCGGAGCACGGCCTAAGGTGCTTGTGGGCTGGAATGGGCAGGACAGGAGCATTATTGCCGGTGACGATGACCTGCCTCCCGGATTTGAACATTGGCTGGTCAAGTTTTCAGCCAAAGAAGACAGCCGTGATGCAGGGCCGGTGGAGTATGCCTATGCCCTCATGGCCCGTGCTGCCGGTATTACAATACCGGAAACAAGGTTGTTTACAACCGAGCAGGGAGAGTCTTTTTTCGGGATCAAACGTTTTGATCGCGGCCCGGAGAACCGCCGTTACCATATCCACACTTTTGGTAATCTTATCCAGGCGAATTTTCGTATCCCGTCCTGTGATTATGCTGATCTCTTCAAGGTGACCACCCTGCTGACCCGCAACCATGAGGACCTGCTGCGGGCCTTCCGGCTGATGCTGTTCAACATCCTGACCCATAATCGCGACGACCATGTGAAGAATTTCAGTTTTATTCTGGATGATCGCACAGGGAAATGGTCTTTGGCCCCGGCATACGATCTCACCTTTGCTGACGGCCCCGGAGGGGAACACAGTATGACCGTGGCCGGTGAAGGCCGGGCTCCTGCGTACAGGCATGTTGTTGAACTGGCAGGGGAGTATGGTGTTGCGGAGAAAGAGGTGGAAGTGATACTTGATGAGGTTGCCGCTGCTGTGGAACGCTGGCCGGAGTTTGCTCGGGTTGCTGGGGTCAGAGGGGTGGTTAGTGCGAAGATTTCTCGGCGTTTGCCACTGGCAATGATCGGTTCCATTAGAGTGCAACGATGA
- a CDS encoding helix-turn-helix transcriptional regulator, whose translation MFTSIPALLTPQETEQLLAERCKTLRLQAGYKRTTLAARAGVSPASLKRFETTGQVSLKNLLRLAHALGRLPEFADLLAPQEARSLAELKEMSRQDTPKRGRI comes from the coding sequence ATGTTTACCTCCATTCCCGCATTACTCACCCCGCAGGAAACAGAACAGTTGCTGGCTGAACGTTGTAAGACCCTGCGCCTTCAGGCAGGGTATAAACGGACCACCCTGGCTGCTCGGGCCGGAGTGTCTCCGGCATCCTTGAAACGCTTTGAAACAACTGGGCAGGTTTCCCTGAAAAATCTTTTGCGTCTGGCCCATGCTCTGGGTCGTTTACCGGAATTTGCTGATCTTTTGGCTCCCCAGGAAGCTCGCTCTCTAGCTGAGCTAAAAGAGATGAGTCGCCAAGATACGCCTAAACGGGGCAGAATCTGA
- the tpx gene encoding thiol peroxidase has translation MAQVTFQGSPVNTVGDLPAVGQTAPDFTLTKTDLSDVSLGDYKGKKLVLNIFPSVDTPVCAASVRRFNDEAGKLENTEVLCISRDLPFALGRFCGAEGLERVTSASELRSDAFGKDYGVRLADSALAGLFARAIVVIDEEGKVIYTQLAPEIAEEPDYEAALAALA, from the coding sequence ATGGCGCAAGTTACATTTCAAGGCAGCCCAGTCAATACCGTAGGAGATCTGCCAGCTGTGGGACAAACAGCACCTGATTTTACCTTAACCAAGACCGACCTGAGCGATGTTTCATTAGGTGATTATAAAGGGAAAAAGCTGGTGCTCAATATCTTTCCCAGCGTGGACACACCCGTTTGCGCGGCCAGTGTTCGCCGTTTTAATGATGAAGCAGGAAAACTGGAGAACACCGAAGTACTCTGCATTTCCCGGGATCTGCCCTTTGCCCTTGGCCGTTTCTGTGGCGCAGAAGGCCTGGAGAGAGTGACCTCTGCCTCAGAGCTACGGTCAGATGCTTTTGGTAAGGACTACGGGGTCCGTCTTGCTGATAGTGCCTTGGCCGGGCTCTTTGCCAGGGCGATTGTGGTTATTGATGAGGAAGGGAAGGTTATCTATACCCAGCTGGCTCCTGAAATAGCAGAAGAGCCGGATTACGAAGCAGCACTTGCTGCATTGGCATAA
- the uvrA gene encoding excinuclease ABC subunit UvrA: protein MTSEPKYISVRGARMHNLKNISVDLPRNQLVVFTGLSGSGKSTLAFDTLYAEGQRRYVESLSTYARQFLGQMDKPDVDLLEGLSPAVSIEQKTTSKNPRSTVGTVTEIYDHLRLLFARAGQPHCPKCGEPISSQSIEDMVNTLLNRFEGAERPEKVILLSPLVVRKKGSHEQILQELRKDGYVRVRVDGEVRPLSEEIKLNKNTFHSIEVVVDRVVLKPGIRRRLDESVSTAVGLSEGTMLVQFPDSGEEVLFSESAACHACGISVQELSTQLFSFNNPQGACPECSGLGVKQVFAEQLIVPDPSLPLDQGAIAPWSRRKLATHNAQWIQALAAHYDFDPATPFHKLSDEVKQALLYGTGQQRIEFRYSRGNRRLVSQIPFEGIIPRMDRLFRETTSSRVREETARFMKEQPCPVCHGDRLKPEALAVRVGGRSIIDLTRMSIDHLIAELHSMTFSGHYQMIAEPVLKEVQERLGFLHGVGLGYLSLERKAGTLSGGEAQRIRLASQIGSRLAGVLYILDEPSIGLHQRDNNKLIKTLLSLRDLGNTVIVVEHDTDTIAAADHILDIGPGAGVHGGEILYSGPVAGLLDCADSLTGGYLSGRLSIAIPKKRRKIRKGAKYGLTVKGATINNLCDMTVRFPLGVMTCVTGVSGSGKSSLVMETLYKEAHAVLQDGDRPRLLHGLEHVDKVIDIDQSPIGRTPRSNPATYTGVLTPIRELLARLPESRARGYKLGRFSFNMKGGRCEACEGDGVLRIAMHFLPDIYVTCETCQGRRYNRETLEIKYRGKNIADILEMTVEEALDFFQNIPPIKNRLQTVLDVGLGYITLGQSSVTLSGGEAQRVKLARELSKRSTGQTLYILDEPTTGLHPADIQHLLLVLNRLVDSGNTVVVIEHNLDVIKTADHIIDIGPEGGDGGGQVVACGTPEEVAEVPESFTGRFLRQVLGEG, encoded by the coding sequence GTGACCTCCGAACCCAAATACATCTCCGTGCGTGGCGCACGGATGCACAACCTGAAGAACATCTCGGTCGATCTGCCCCGCAACCAACTGGTGGTCTTCACCGGCCTGTCCGGCTCCGGCAAGTCCACCCTGGCCTTTGACACCCTGTACGCCGAGGGCCAACGCCGCTACGTGGAATCCCTGTCCACTTATGCCCGTCAGTTCCTGGGGCAGATGGACAAGCCGGACGTGGACTTGCTGGAGGGCCTCTCCCCAGCGGTCTCCATTGAGCAGAAGACTACCTCGAAGAATCCCCGCTCCACCGTGGGCACGGTCACCGAGATCTACGACCATCTCCGCCTGCTCTTTGCCAGGGCCGGGCAGCCCCATTGCCCGAAATGTGGCGAGCCTATCAGCTCCCAGTCCATTGAGGACATGGTCAATACCCTGCTGAATCGTTTTGAGGGGGCGGAGCGACCGGAGAAGGTCATCCTGCTCTCTCCGCTGGTGGTTCGCAAAAAGGGCAGTCACGAGCAGATCCTTCAGGAGCTGCGCAAGGACGGCTATGTCCGGGTGCGGGTGGACGGCGAGGTTCGGCCTCTCAGTGAAGAGATCAAGCTGAACAAGAATACCTTCCACTCCATTGAGGTAGTGGTGGATCGAGTGGTGCTCAAGCCGGGCATCCGCAGACGGCTGGATGAGTCGGTGTCCACAGCAGTGGGCCTGAGTGAGGGCACCATGCTGGTCCAGTTCCCGGACAGCGGCGAGGAGGTGTTGTTCTCCGAGTCGGCAGCCTGCCATGCCTGCGGGATCTCGGTGCAGGAGCTGTCCACCCAGTTGTTCTCCTTTAACAACCCTCAGGGGGCCTGCCCGGAATGCAGCGGTCTTGGGGTCAAGCAGGTCTTTGCCGAGCAACTCATCGTGCCTGACCCGAGCCTCCCGCTGGATCAGGGGGCCATTGCCCCGTGGTCGCGGCGCAAGCTGGCCACCCATAATGCCCAGTGGATACAGGCCCTGGCCGCCCATTACGATTTTGATCCGGCAACGCCCTTTCACAAGCTCTCGGACGAAGTCAAGCAGGCCTTGCTGTACGGTACTGGTCAGCAGCGTATTGAGTTCCGCTACAGCCGGGGCAACCGACGCCTGGTTTCTCAGATTCCCTTTGAGGGTATTATCCCCCGCATGGATCGCCTGTTCCGGGAGACCACCTCGTCCAGGGTGCGGGAAGAGACCGCCCGTTTTATGAAGGAGCAGCCCTGCCCGGTCTGTCACGGGGACCGGCTCAAGCCCGAGGCCCTGGCGGTGCGGGTCGGGGGGCGGAGCATTATTGATCTCACCCGGATGTCCATTGACCACCTGATTGCAGAGCTGCACAGCATGACCTTCAGCGGGCATTATCAGATGATTGCCGAACCCGTACTCAAGGAAGTGCAGGAGCGGCTGGGTTTTCTGCACGGGGTGGGCCTGGGCTATCTCTCTCTGGAGCGCAAGGCGGGCACACTCTCCGGCGGCGAGGCCCAGCGGATCAGGCTGGCCTCCCAGATCGGCTCGCGGCTGGCCGGGGTGCTTTATATTCTGGATGAACCCAGTATCGGCCTGCACCAGCGTGATAATAATAAGTTGATCAAGACCCTGCTCAGTCTCCGTGATCTGGGTAACACGGTCATCGTGGTGGAGCACGACACCGACACCATTGCAGCGGCGGATCATATCCTGGATATCGGTCCCGGTGCGGGTGTGCATGGCGGGGAAATCCTCTACTCCGGCCCGGTTGCGGGCCTGCTGGATTGTGCGGACTCCCTCACTGGTGGCTACCTTTCCGGCAGGCTGTCCATCGCCATTCCGAAGAAACGGCGGAAGATACGCAAGGGAGCCAAGTACGGTCTGACGGTCAAGGGCGCGACCATCAATAATCTTTGTGATATGACCGTCCGCTTTCCTCTGGGCGTGATGACCTGCGTCACCGGGGTGTCTGGTTCGGGCAAGAGTTCGCTGGTCATGGAGACCCTGTACAAGGAGGCCCACGCCGTGCTTCAGGACGGCGACAGGCCCAGGCTGCTGCACGGGCTGGAGCATGTCGATAAGGTTATTGATATTGATCAAAGTCCCATCGGCAGGACACCGCGCTCCAACCCGGCCACCTATACCGGCGTGCTTACGCCCATCCGGGAACTGCTGGCCCGCCTGCCCGAGTCCAGGGCGCGGGGCTATAAGCTGGGACGCTTCAGCTTTAACATGAAGGGCGGCCGCTGCGAGGCATGTGAGGGCGACGGGGTGCTGCGTATTGCCATGCATTTCCTGCCGGATATCTACGTCACCTGCGAGACCTGTCAGGGCAGACGCTATAATCGGGAGACCCTGGAGATCAAGTATCGGGGCAAGAATATCGCTGACATCCTGGAGATGACCGTGGAAGAGGCCCTGGACTTTTTCCAGAATATCCCGCCCATCAAGAACCGGCTCCAGACCGTGCTGGATGTGGGGCTGGGCTACATCACTCTGGGCCAGTCCTCAGTAACCCTGTCCGGGGGCGAGGCCCAACGGGTCAAGCTGGCCCGTGAACTGAGCAAACGCTCCACCGGACAGACCCTGTACATCCTGGACGAACCCACCACCGGCCTGCATCCGGCGGATATCCAGCACCTGCTGCTGGTCCTCAACCGACTGGTGGACAGCGGCAATACCGTGGTGGTGATTGAGCATAACCTGGATGTGATCAAGACGGCGGATCATATTATTGATATCGGCCCGGAAGGCGGAGACGGGGGCGGGCAGGTGGTTGCCTGCGGCACGCCGGAGGAGGTTGCGGAGGTGCCGGAGTCCTTTACCGGGCGGTTTTTACGGCAGGTTTTGGGGGAGGGGTGA
- a CDS encoding ParA family protein, with the protein MSKRIVFFNHKGGVSKTTTAYNVGWKLAKKARVLLVDGDPQCNLTSLIINDFDGYYFNDETKHQNLRDGVEVAFKGRPEPITSINCYSPERNNNIYLIPGHQNLSEFEAALTFALTSNNAIATLENLPGAFNAFIREVEEKYSIDYTIIDLNPGLSSINQNLVLASDYIIVPTNPDPFSLMAIDTLCNILPRWSAWLRQSGPLFSASSYPIDKDPPKLLGTVVQRFNVRKGKAARPYRDNIDEIKQKITRDFKPALSRCSMVLPDETYGDDLIQNGLCLSEIPDFQGLLPKSLDAGVPVFVLDVDEIHETGTVLEGMLANRDKFNTFFDELAGEIKRLTE; encoded by the coding sequence ATGAGCAAAAGAATCGTTTTTTTCAACCACAAAGGTGGAGTGAGCAAAACAACGACCGCCTATAACGTAGGCTGGAAATTAGCAAAAAAAGCACGAGTTCTTCTCGTTGACGGGGATCCTCAATGCAATTTAACCAGCTTAATAATTAATGATTTTGATGGTTATTATTTTAATGATGAAACTAAACATCAGAATCTTAGAGACGGAGTCGAAGTTGCATTTAAAGGTCGTCCAGAACCGATCACGTCAATTAATTGCTATTCCCCTGAAAGAAACAACAATATCTACTTGATTCCGGGGCATCAGAACCTTTCTGAATTTGAGGCAGCTTTAACCTTTGCATTAACATCGAACAATGCTATTGCCACCCTGGAAAATCTTCCCGGTGCTTTCAATGCATTTATCAGAGAAGTTGAAGAAAAATACTCGATTGATTACACAATAATTGATCTGAATCCCGGTTTAAGTTCTATCAATCAGAACTTAGTATTGGCTTCCGACTATATAATCGTTCCCACTAATCCGGACCCTTTCTCATTAATGGCTATAGATACGCTTTGCAATATACTTCCCCGATGGTCAGCATGGTTAAGGCAGAGCGGGCCGCTATTCTCTGCTTCATCTTACCCGATAGATAAAGACCCTCCTAAATTACTGGGAACAGTTGTTCAGAGATTCAATGTAAGAAAAGGAAAGGCTGCTCGCCCGTACAGAGATAACATAGATGAAATAAAGCAGAAAATAACCAGAGACTTTAAGCCTGCGTTAAGTAGATGCTCTATGGTGCTGCCGGATGAGACGTATGGTGATGACCTTATTCAGAACGGCTTGTGTTTATCAGAGATTCCGGATTTTCAGGGGCTATTGCCAAAATCTTTAGATGCGGGAGTACCGGTTTTTGTTCTGGATGTAGATGAAATACACGAAACAGGAACAGTTCTGGAAGGAATGCTGGCCAACCGGGATAAATTTAATACTTTTTTTGATGAGCTGGCAGGCGAGATCAAAAGACTGACCGAATAG
- a CDS encoding alpha/beta hydrolase: MEREITERDAVVFLHGFNNSFEDAAIRAAQIGFDLKIRGYTAFFSWPSKAKVFKYTVDESSISASEDAITDFLLDFTKKSGSERVHIIAHSMGNRGLLQALKNIAGKVQSSDSPVEFGQIILAAPDLDVEVFRRAKDAYLSLSKLTTIYSSSKDIPVFLSKRLHEYPRLGIIPPITIEEGIDTVQVNNFNLFNLGHGYFAEAEALLHDIFNLIRYSESPRHRQRLSEQQTEDGKIYWLIDT; this comes from the coding sequence TTGGAAAGAGAGATTACTGAAAGAGACGCTGTTGTTTTTTTGCATGGTTTCAATAATTCCTTTGAAGATGCTGCAATACGAGCGGCTCAAATTGGTTTCGACTTGAAGATTCGTGGTTACACCGCTTTTTTCAGTTGGCCGTCAAAAGCAAAAGTATTCAAGTATACAGTGGATGAGAGCAGCATCTCTGCAAGCGAGGATGCCATTACGGATTTCTTGCTTGATTTCACCAAGAAGTCTGGATCAGAACGAGTTCATATAATTGCCCATAGTATGGGCAATCGTGGCTTGTTGCAGGCATTGAAAAATATAGCGGGAAAAGTTCAATCTTCTGATTCTCCTGTTGAATTTGGCCAAATTATACTTGCCGCACCGGACTTAGATGTAGAGGTGTTCAGAAGAGCCAAAGATGCTTACCTCTCATTATCAAAATTAACCACTATCTATTCATCATCAAAAGATATTCCTGTTTTTCTATCAAAAAGACTACATGAATATCCAAGATTAGGTATCATTCCGCCTATTACAATTGAGGAGGGGATAGATACTGTGCAAGTCAATAATTTTAACTTATTTAATCTTGGACACGGTTATTTCGCTGAAGCGGAGGCCCTCCTACATGATATCTTTAATCTAATTCGGTATAGTGAATCGCCAAGGCATCGACAGAGGCTCAGTGAACAACAAACGGAAGACGGTAAAATTTACTGGTTAATCGATACATAA
- a CDS encoding HEPN domain-containing protein has product MIRDFQDSINDSRQLRFLYHHCAEELRLPGEYSDLLRMSVVYCMSAFDKLVHDMVIYGMVETFAGRRQGTLTYLKESISLENHLELMSCSVPPPEIVFRDIVQRKLSHQSFMDPNKLAAALSLIWSENHKWQVIADAMGRNQKQVAKELRNIYQRRNAIVHETDKNPSTSQKMPILTVDSERIESFILELGETIYRLVM; this is encoded by the coding sequence ATGATTCGTGATTTTCAGGACAGCATAAATGATTCTCGTCAGCTGCGTTTTTTATACCATCACTGTGCAGAAGAACTCAGGCTTCCAGGAGAATACAGTGATTTATTGCGGATGAGCGTTGTTTACTGCATGAGTGCTTTTGACAAGCTTGTTCACGATATGGTTATCTACGGAATGGTCGAAACATTTGCAGGCAGACGGCAGGGCACTCTTACGTATCTTAAAGAAAGTATTTCGTTGGAAAATCATCTTGAGCTGATGAGCTGCTCAGTACCGCCGCCGGAAATTGTTTTTAGAGACATTGTGCAAAGGAAACTCAGCCATCAGAGTTTTATGGACCCCAATAAACTTGCAGCAGCTTTAAGCCTTATTTGGTCGGAGAACCACAAGTGGCAGGTTATTGCAGATGCTATGGGGCGTAACCAGAAACAAGTTGCCAAAGAATTACGCAACATCTATCAACGGAGGAATGCTATAGTCCATGAAACGGATAAGAACCCTTCCACAAGCCAAAAGATGCCGATTTTGACAGTCGATTCTGAAAGAATAGAGAGCTTCATCCTTGAATTGGGAGAAACAATATATCGGTTAGTCATGTAG
- a CDS encoding DNA-binding protein: MRTLTLAVSSREETTRRFLQAFEGKPQGNLLTFESPSLLFTLLTAERWDLLKMMTGAGAITVREAAERVEKDIRVVQDDVDALLLAGILRKKNNDEIEFPFDAVHVDFMLKAS, translated from the coding sequence ATGCGTACTCTTACTTTAGCTGTTTCTTCCCGCGAAGAGACGACCCGACGCTTCCTTCAGGCATTTGAGGGAAAGCCACAGGGAAACCTGCTCACCTTTGAATCACCTTCCCTCCTTTTTACTCTGCTGACAGCCGAGCGATGGGATTTGCTGAAAATGATGACCGGTGCCGGAGCAATAACGGTACGGGAAGCGGCGGAAAGGGTAGAGAAGGACATCCGGGTTGTGCAGGATGATGTGGACGCGCTATTACTGGCGGGCATTCTCCGAAAAAAGAACAACGATGAGATAGAGTTTCCCTTTGATGCCGTGCATGTGGATTTTATGCTCAAGGCTTCCTGA
- a CDS encoding endonuclease, translating into MARRKKKSSPIKSILTTLLFLLIAGGFMIFKGSTPEFLRQYIPSELHAIFYPARTGTGGSIAINNLPATAGNTTITSFSTAKTQLKKLYVQAGSFTTFYCGSSFDEEFNLDHSTSGFHYRMNETRANRVEWEHIVPAEAFGQSFPEWRDGHPDCLDSKGEPYAGRRCASKTSQQFKLMQADMYNLVPAIGEVNGDRSNYSYAMLQGELREYGACNMEIEDQKAEPPDDKFGDIARTYMYMEAAYQRGVISGKNVKLFEAWNRMDPVDKWECERARLIEKIQGNRNMIVANACQKAGL; encoded by the coding sequence ATGGCCAGACGAAAAAAGAAATCCAGCCCAATAAAAAGCATACTCACCACCCTGCTCTTCCTCCTTATTGCCGGAGGATTTATGATCTTCAAGGGGAGCACGCCGGAATTCCTGCGGCAGTACATCCCATCCGAGCTCCACGCCATTTTCTATCCTGCACGCACCGGTACTGGCGGCAGCATCGCTATCAACAATCTACCTGCAACAGCAGGCAATACCACCATCACCTCTTTTTCCACCGCCAAGACCCAGCTGAAAAAACTCTATGTCCAGGCCGGTTCCTTCACCACCTTTTACTGCGGTAGCAGCTTTGATGAAGAGTTCAATCTGGATCACAGCACAAGCGGCTTTCACTACCGCATGAATGAGACCAGGGCCAACCGGGTAGAGTGGGAGCATATAGTCCCAGCAGAGGCCTTTGGCCAGAGCTTTCCAGAATGGCGTGACGGCCATCCAGACTGCCTGGACAGCAAGGGCGAGCCCTATGCGGGCCGCAGATGCGCATCCAAGACCAGCCAGCAGTTTAAGCTGATGCAGGCGGACATGTATAACCTTGTCCCGGCCATCGGTGAGGTCAACGGCGATCGCAGCAACTACAGCTATGCCATGCTGCAGGGCGAGTTACGTGAGTACGGAGCATGCAATATGGAAATTGAAGACCAAAAGGCCGAGCCGCCGGATGATAAATTTGGCGACATCGCCCGCACCTATATGTACATGGAAGCAGCCTACCAGCGCGGTGTGATCTCCGGGAAGAACGTCAAGCTCTTTGAGGCCTGGAACAGGATGGACCCAGTAGACAAGTGGGAGTGCGAGCGAGCCCGCTTGATTGAAAAGATCCAGGGCAACAGGAATATGATTGTGGCGAATGCCTGTCAAAAGGCGGGACTGTAA